In the Silene latifolia isolate original U9 population chromosome 1, ASM4854445v1, whole genome shotgun sequence genome, ACAAACTATTATGGGGTGATTAATTTGAACCACGTTTACGACAATATTTCAATATCAATTATCGAACGTAatgaaaagagtaaaaaaaaaagttgagatATGGAGCAATTACCATCGATGATACTTGGTACTGGTATCAGTGAAGTAAATAACACCGGAGTCGGAGTCAATATCCAATGCATTTAAAAATCGAAATGGAACTCCGGCGACACCCGTAGAAACTGGCGTAGCGACACCGCCCCTACTACCCACTTTCATCAAACCCATGCTTGAATCGGCTATATAGAGCTCGCAGGTTCTCATATCAAACTTTAATCCCAAGGGCCTTCCACAATATTGCTCATTTGCTGGATTATCATGTCCATCGCAGAATCTTGGCCTACAAAAATTTACCAAACGCTCAATCTCTCGAAAAATGGTTGGTTATTATATGCTAAAAATATCCAACGAGAACAATAATTATATGATTAGTAACCTTCATACAAGCCAGGTACATAAGTCGTGATTATGAAACAAAATTATAGGATTGAAGAAACATACCTATGTGGGCTAGTTATAGCGAATTCGGTCCACCCTTTTGTGCGACCTTCCCACTTTATAATACGGCCATCAGAGATACCCGCATAAGGACCGTGGCCTTTACAATCAAAGGCCACAGACTCGGGTCCGCTCATGTACGGACCTAATGGGAGGTGATGATATTCCCTAGATTGAGTCGTAATAATAAGAAAACTACAGAGAACCCCAAGAACAATGAGAACAATATTATGAAAATTAAACATGGCGTTGATATctgaagagttttttttttttttttttttttttgaatgagtGAAGAGTTGTTACGTTGATATTGAAGAGTTGATATTGAagagttttttttcttttttgggggtgAAGAGTTGATATgatatatgtaataatcaaaacaaTGAGCACTATATATAGACACTACGTTCAAACATTAATACACAAGATTTTTATACTACTACTACTAGGAGTAGGACACAATACAAAATATTGGTTGGACTAGGAATAGGAATACGAACCCAATATGAAGTTGGAATACATGTTGTGCTTTCGATGATGCATTTGCTTAGGCCCAATTGTTGTTATAATAGGATTAGGAATACAAATACAATATGAAGTTGGAAGATCTctcacaaagaaaaaaaaaaaaaaaagtaaacaaatgatgtAGACGGAGTGAGTATATGTTACTCCCTCTCTTTAGAGCTAGGTTACATATTCAGAGTATGCATCAGGCATCAGCTAATCTTCACGTCTCCTACAGAATTTGCGTAGAAGATTAGCTTCAGATTTTTAAGAATAATCTGAAAGTTAATCGCAGTTGCTCCGTTTCCTATCAATTAAAACACCAATGAAACTTGAAACGAATATGTTCTGTGATGAGGGTATGACATTCCTCAGGAAAAGCCGCTAAGTTCTTCTTTGTAACTGGAACGTTCAACGGGCACTCAACATGGAAATCTTCTAATTGATGCATCCAACAGGGACGAATTAGTTGCTCTTTGCGCAAATTTTCACACAAGTACTGCAAAGTGGAAACACAAAAGCagtaaccaagtggtgttagtccagtggtagctgggttaaaccttaaagcttgcagaaatgcaggagttgagaggtcccaggttcgacaggttcgactaccagctggggcgatgatcacttgccactgcagcccccgaagggggtggcttacatggtccatgtggtggtgcgggaatgcatgggcccggggggctcaaccccctcgtcatcaaaaaaaaaaaaaaaaacacaaaagcaAATCAGCAATAATTCATTCACTTGGATTACGAATCACTTAAATGAATCGAGTTCAACTGAAGCTGAATAAACAGTTTTTACAAAGAACGCTTTAAGGGGATCGGATAAAATACCTTGACGACATAATATGTTGTACAACTCAGAGTCAAGGTGGTCGGACGAAGGATGAAGAGCAGGCCATCCATAAGAGCAGCTATGTTTTGCATGTTGTGAtcatcaagaacgagagttaaaTGAAGATTGTATTGCGGGGAAACTTCGATTGCTTCTACTTGCTCAGGATCAAATGTTGCCTAGCAAAACCAAGCGAAACGAACTCCATTAACTAGTCATAAAAGCAAGAAAATGAAAGAGCGTAGAGAAAAGACAGTACTCAGTACTACTCACCATTGGCGATGTAAAGGTCAGTTGAACACCGGTTGCCTTTCCCATTACGAGTATAAGGAATGCTCTCAACTTAACTAACCACAATGTATCACAAGCCTCGTAAATAGTAATATCACAGCGGCTCTCCTCAAGATTAGCCATTGGACTACAAAAAACACGACCAGGAATTGCAATGCCGCGATAGAGGAATTCCCTTAAGTTCggacaatcaacatataattccgacaatcaacatataattccGACAGAAGTAAGGTCTTTAAACAGGTCAGGGTGGATCCCGGTACCCCATGCTAAGCTCAGCTTTTTAACACTAGCAAAAGCAGCAGGGCTGAAAAGAAGTGCAGTTTCAGGATAACATTTGAAGCATTCAAGATTAGTGTCTTGAATGTCAACAATAGCGGACTTGCTAGTCTGAAGTCCGATGGCAGCCGTTTTTAGCTTAGGAAACTTCGAGAGGGTAAGAAAC is a window encoding:
- the LOC141616492 gene encoding uncharacterized protein LOC141616492 codes for the protein MANLEESRCDITIYEACDTLWLVKLRAFLILVMGKATGVQLTFTSPMATFDPEQVEAIEVSPQYNLHLTLVLDDHNMQNIAALMDGLLFILRPTTLTLSCTTYYVVKYLCENLRKEQLIRPCWMHQLEDFHVECPLNVPVTKKNLAAFPEECHTLITEHIRFKFHWCFN